In one Chitinophaga sancti genomic region, the following are encoded:
- a CDS encoding TonB-dependent receptor, with protein MKVTSIILLFFLLCLTLQAQQKDTTHTLQTITIFSTKPGAITPVQTLGGKALEKMNSLSVADAARYFSGVQIKDYGGVGGLKTLNVHSMGTNQLGVFYDGIQLSNAQNGTVDLGRFSLDNIEQIDLYNAQKGVIFQPAKGFASAASIYLQSKRPVFHDAETLHGKAGFKTGSFGLINPSLRIEQKLSARMAAVVSSEWTHADGQYKFRYRYNDYDTTAVRKNGDIDAWRVEAAIYGNGKDSSNWHVQGYYYNSARGLPGPVVKGHFENGQRQWDRNAFIQGAYNQTFGKYSLQLNAKYMLDNVRYLDTAIVTATGPLMNRFHQHEYYLSAANQYRIKDWWDLALSADFQLNQMTAVNLDHFSIPTRITTLLAAATQLHLHRVDIQGSLLASIINESTKLYTSGGNRRAYTPTIIASWQPAAMPALRLRAFYKEIFRLPTFNDLYYTTTGNPTLKPEYSRQYDLGASYTKTSDGWWQYVAIQADAYYSRVTDKIVAVPGKLFRWQMQNIGLVNIYGIDAGVQTSPRFFKEVGTNFSLKYTYQKATDNNDQQIVYVPLHSGSVTTNLSWKAWDLNYNFVYVGARYYGSVNIPEYYIAPWYTHDLSLSWHISQLKLTGEINNIFNQYYDVIYNYPMPGRYYRMTASVNF; from the coding sequence ATGAAAGTAACAAGTATTATATTATTATTCTTTTTGCTGTGCCTTACTTTACAGGCACAGCAAAAAGATACGACCCATACCTTACAGACCATCACCATCTTCTCCACTAAACCCGGTGCCATTACACCCGTTCAAACCCTTGGTGGCAAAGCCCTGGAAAAGATGAATAGCCTCTCCGTAGCAGATGCTGCCCGCTACTTTTCTGGCGTACAGATCAAAGATTATGGCGGCGTAGGCGGCCTCAAAACCCTGAACGTACACAGCATGGGTACCAACCAGCTGGGGGTATTTTATGACGGCATTCAGCTGAGCAATGCCCAGAACGGCACAGTAGACCTGGGCCGGTTTTCCCTTGATAATATTGAACAGATAGACCTCTACAACGCCCAGAAAGGGGTGATCTTCCAGCCTGCAAAAGGATTTGCATCTGCAGCATCTATCTACCTGCAGTCTAAAAGACCTGTCTTTCACGATGCGGAAACCTTACACGGTAAAGCAGGCTTTAAGACTGGTAGTTTTGGACTGATCAATCCTTCCCTGCGGATAGAACAGAAGCTCTCTGCGCGGATGGCCGCCGTAGTCAGCTCAGAATGGACACATGCCGACGGACAATATAAATTCCGTTATCGCTACAATGATTACGATACTACCGCCGTGCGCAAAAACGGCGACATCGATGCATGGCGGGTGGAAGCCGCCATCTATGGCAATGGCAAAGATAGCAGCAACTGGCATGTACAGGGATACTATTATAACTCCGCACGTGGCCTACCCGGTCCGGTGGTAAAAGGGCATTTTGAAAACGGGCAGAGACAATGGGATCGGAATGCATTTATACAGGGAGCTTATAACCAGACTTTTGGTAAATACAGCCTGCAGCTGAATGCCAAGTATATGCTGGATAATGTGCGCTACCTCGATACGGCGATCGTAACGGCAACGGGTCCGCTTATGAATCGTTTCCACCAGCATGAATATTATCTGTCTGCCGCTAACCAGTACCGTATTAAAGACTGGTGGGACCTGGCCCTCTCTGCAGATTTCCAGCTGAACCAGATGACGGCGGTGAACCTGGATCACTTCTCTATACCTACAAGAATTACAACACTGCTGGCAGCTGCCACCCAATTACATTTGCATCGCGTAGATATACAGGGTAGCCTGCTGGCAAGTATCATCAATGAAAGCACAAAGCTTTATACCAGCGGCGGCAATCGCAGGGCATATACGCCAACAATCATTGCCTCCTGGCAACCAGCTGCTATGCCGGCATTACGGCTCCGGGCCTTCTACAAGGAGATCTTCCGCCTGCCAACATTCAATGACCTCTATTATACCACCACCGGCAATCCTACCCTGAAACCTGAATATAGCCGGCAATACGATCTCGGCGCCAGTTATACGAAGACCTCCGATGGCTGGTGGCAATATGTTGCCATCCAGGCCGATGCCTACTACAGCAGGGTTACTGACAAGATCGTAGCCGTGCCCGGGAAGCTTTTTCGCTGGCAGATGCAGAACATAGGATTAGTCAATATCTATGGTATAGATGCAGGCGTGCAAACCTCCCCACGATTCTTTAAAGAGGTGGGTACCAATTTTTCCTTAAAATACACCTACCAAAAAGCGACAGACAACAATGATCAACAGATCGTATATGTGCCGCTGCACAGTGGTTCTGTAACCACGAACCTGTCCTGGAAGGCCTGGGACCTGAACTATAACTTTGTGTATGTTGGCGCACGTTACTATGGTAGTGTCAATATCCCTGAATATTATATAGCCCCCTGGTATACCCATGACCTGTCTTTATCATGGCATATCAGTCAGCTGAAACTAACAGGAGAGATCAATAATATATTCAACCAGTACTACGATGTAATCTATAACTATCCCATGCCGGGGCGTTATTATCGTATGACTGCCAGTGTAAATTTTTAA
- a CDS encoding YncE family protein produces the protein MRKWIFVLLVISACRKSGSDNSSSQVTHVTDNTNQTSFYLLNEGNMGLNQTSLDYFNGGKGDYHLNIYGEINPTIVKELGDVGNDMKIYGNKLYAVITGSDRVEVMDKHTAKHLGEISVRSGRYLSFYNGKAYISSFAAASGSTDGSGFVAEADTSTFQVLRTVTVGRQPEEMAIAGSKMYVANSGGYTTSNYDHTLSVIDLNTFTVSKTIDVAVNLHHVKADGYGNIYVSSRGNYTNRPSKLYIVNTNTDAVTDSLNLGVSNLAIQGDSAYIMSVEWSNNTGSNTITYGIVNVKTKSIVSNGFIQNQAITTPYGIAIDPVTRDILITDVKDYLLPGTLYCFDKTGAKKWSVTTGNIPSQITFIQ, from the coding sequence ATGAGAAAGTGGATCTTCGTTTTACTGGTAATAAGTGCATGTAGAAAAAGCGGATCTGACAACAGTTCCAGCCAGGTGACACATGTTACAGACAATACAAACCAGACCTCCTTTTATCTACTGAATGAAGGGAATATGGGATTGAACCAGACCTCGCTGGATTATTTCAATGGTGGCAAAGGAGACTACCACCTGAATATATATGGAGAGATCAACCCCACCATTGTAAAAGAGCTGGGGGATGTAGGGAATGACATGAAGATCTATGGTAATAAATTATATGCGGTGATCACCGGATCGGATAGGGTAGAAGTGATGGATAAACATACCGCCAAACACCTGGGAGAGATCAGTGTACGCAGTGGCCGGTATCTTTCCTTCTATAACGGCAAAGCATATATCAGCTCGTTCGCAGCTGCCAGCGGTAGCACAGATGGATCCGGATTTGTTGCCGAGGCAGATACGTCTACCTTCCAGGTATTGCGCACCGTGACAGTAGGCCGTCAGCCGGAAGAGATGGCGATCGCCGGCAGTAAAATGTATGTGGCGAATTCAGGCGGATACACGACCAGTAATTATGACCACACCTTGTCTGTGATAGATTTAAACACTTTTACAGTCAGCAAAACAATTGATGTAGCAGTCAACCTGCACCATGTAAAAGCAGATGGATACGGTAATATATATGTAAGTTCAAGAGGTAATTATACTAACAGGCCTTCTAAATTATACATCGTTAATACAAATACAGATGCCGTCACAGATTCATTAAACCTGGGTGTAAGCAACCTCGCGATCCAGGGAGATTCTGCCTATATTATGAGTGTGGAATGGAGTAATAACACAGGTTCTAATACGATTACTTATGGAATTGTGAATGTAAAAACGAAGTCAATTGTCAGCAATGGGTTTATTCAGAACCAGGCAATTACGACGCCCTATGGGATAGCTATAGATCCTGTGACAAGAGATATTTTAATAACGGATGTAAAGGATTATTTACTGCCCGGCACCTTATATTGCTTTGATAAAACAGGTGCAAAGAAATGGAGTGTTACCACTGGAAATATTCCTTCCCAGATCACCTTTATTCAATAA
- a CDS encoding cold-shock protein, whose translation MTNKFQGTVKFFNETKGYGFIKHDESNKETFVHVNGLIHEIQADDRVEFEVQEGRKGLNAVNVRRID comes from the coding sequence ATGACAAACAAATTTCAAGGAACTGTAAAGTTCTTTAACGAGACAAAAGGCTACGGCTTCATTAAACATGATGAATCCAATAAAGAGACTTTTGTTCACGTAAACGGTTTAATCCATGAGATCCAGGCAGACGACCGCGTGGAGTTCGAAGTGCAGGAAGGTAGAAAAGGATTAAACGCAGTTAACGTTCGCCGTATCGACTAA
- a CDS encoding STN and carboxypeptidase regulatory-like domain-containing protein: MLRQLFLFVVLLCALTCSYAQGNLSKTVSISMTRQPMSAVLDAIAHQGDFHFSYVREMVHADSLVSVRAGNKTVKQVLDQLFQGSMAYRDAGNQVLLQPNREKYFFVSGHVTDGSTGQPLHNASVYEGVQLISTMTNDQGYYRLRLRERDKDRPMPVMLTVSKELYKDTIMLVSGGYDQEISVSIKPAPPITLGIVDVNQYSRVSESWFGKVFLTSKQRYQSLNLSKFFADQPYQTSFLPGLGTHGKLSSQVVNKVSLNFIGGYSAGLNGVEISGAFNIDQRDVQYAQFASLFNVVGGKMHGVQLSGLHNQVRDSVKGLQASGFSNMTTKGYEGVQLAGIFNVSTGETRGLGAAGVVNVYWKDHHGLMAAGIGNMTRAREHGVQAAGVFNVAQQTNVAQLAGVINLADTASGLQVAGVVNAVRVLKGVQVGVFNYADSSDGYSIGVISIVRRGYHQLLVYNTELLPFNLAFKSGNSKLYSLIIAGGSFVEGAKAFSFGYGLGKSFKDYSVELTEQNLYLGNRKSLGTLARLQVAWNREIGKNARIFIGPAFTLYFSEEDSHVEGYKSRVPGPYGAFTFNDHMRCWFGWHVGFSFF, from the coding sequence TTGTTGAGACAACTTTTCCTGTTTGTGGTCCTGCTTTGCGCTCTTACCTGTAGCTATGCCCAGGGTAACCTGAGTAAGACTGTATCCATTTCTATGACCCGTCAGCCTATGTCCGCTGTGCTGGATGCGATCGCGCATCAGGGCGATTTTCATTTTTCATATGTCAGAGAGATGGTGCATGCCGATAGCCTGGTCTCGGTAAGGGCAGGCAACAAAACGGTGAAACAGGTACTCGATCAGTTGTTCCAGGGAAGTATGGCATACAGGGATGCAGGAAACCAGGTCCTGCTGCAGCCGAACCGGGAAAAGTATTTCTTTGTAAGTGGTCATGTTACTGATGGAAGTACGGGCCAGCCACTGCATAATGCAAGTGTATATGAAGGGGTGCAACTCATTTCGACCATGACGAATGATCAGGGCTATTACCGGCTGCGCCTGCGGGAACGCGACAAGGACAGGCCCATGCCCGTGATGCTGACAGTGAGTAAGGAACTGTATAAGGATACGATCATGTTGGTGTCTGGCGGTTATGACCAGGAAATCAGTGTGAGTATCAAGCCTGCGCCTCCTATTACCCTGGGCATCGTAGATGTGAACCAGTATTCAAGGGTTAGTGAGTCCTGGTTTGGAAAGGTGTTCCTGACATCCAAACAGCGTTATCAATCATTGAACCTAAGTAAGTTCTTCGCAGATCAGCCTTATCAGACCTCCTTTTTACCAGGATTAGGCACGCATGGTAAGTTGAGTTCACAGGTAGTGAATAAAGTTTCCCTGAATTTTATAGGCGGGTATTCCGCGGGTTTGAATGGTGTAGAGATTTCAGGGGCGTTTAATATAGATCAGAGAGATGTGCAGTATGCGCAGTTTGCTTCATTGTTTAACGTGGTGGGTGGAAAAATGCATGGAGTGCAGTTAAGTGGTTTACATAACCAGGTGAGGGACTCGGTGAAGGGGCTCCAGGCATCCGGGTTTAGTAATATGACGACAAAAGGATATGAGGGTGTACAGCTGGCGGGTATCTTTAATGTGTCTACCGGTGAGACGAGGGGCCTGGGAGCTGCGGGGGTGGTAAATGTATACTGGAAAGATCATCACGGGCTGATGGCTGCCGGTATTGGAAATATGACCAGGGCCAGGGAGCATGGCGTGCAGGCAGCGGGTGTTTTTAACGTGGCGCAGCAAACCAATGTGGCGCAGCTGGCGGGTGTGATAAATCTGGCGGATACGGCAAGCGGTTTGCAGGTGGCGGGTGTGGTCAATGCCGTCCGGGTACTGAAAGGCGTGCAGGTGGGGGTGTTCAACTATGCAGATTCTTCTGACGGATATAGTATCGGGGTGATTAGCATCGTGCGCAGGGGCTATCACCAGTTATTAGTATATAATACAGAGTTATTACCGTTCAACCTGGCGTTTAAGTCCGGCAACAGTAAGCTGTACAGCCTGATCATAGCAGGGGGCAGTTTTGTAGAAGGTGCGAAGGCCTTCAGTTTTGGATATGGCCTGGGTAAATCGTTTAAAGACTATAGCGTGGAGCTGACGGAGCAGAATTTGTACCTGGGCAACAGGAAGAGCCTGGGTACGCTGGCGCGGCTGCAGGTGGCGTGGAACAGGGAGATTGGGAAGAATGCACGGATCTTTATAGGGCCGGCGTTTACATTATATTTTAGTGAGGAGGATTCGCATGTAGAGGGATACAAGTCGAGAGTGCCGGGGCCCTACGGGGCATTTACATTTAACGACCATATGAGGTGTTGGTTTGGGTGGCATGTAGGCTTCAGCTTCTTTTAA
- a CDS encoding DUF5074 domain-containing protein — protein MQRKLHALLLAFTVFFLASCSKDDDNTVASKGAYDNGYFIVNEGNFQVKAGDLSFHNYNADTLSQDNYIAVNTGSPLATTTTTLEYGTIYNGKLYLVTNFGGPLVAADEYSLKESARNSSLPANGHAFIGIDNTSGLLSTDKGIYPVTLSSLALGTKISGVIGSVGDMLKSGNYVFALSDNGILALKAGDYSVAKNLGTAIAGFAQGKDGYVYAAQTNALLKIDPATLKVDTITTTFNVRYNQYVFNSSSIVASTQENAVYVLGDDQKVYRYVSGNNSSLGSAYITLPANHYFYGKGIGYDAAKNSLVLITNASVWGNDANNTLYTYSAADASLKNTLNYTGFLYPAMVVFH, from the coding sequence ATGCAAAGAAAATTACACGCACTCCTGCTAGCATTCACAGTATTCTTCCTGGCTTCCTGTAGCAAAGATGACGACAACACGGTTGCCTCCAAAGGCGCTTACGACAATGGCTACTTCATCGTAAATGAAGGTAATTTCCAGGTAAAAGCCGGAGACCTGAGCTTCCATAACTATAATGCAGATACCCTGTCACAGGACAATTACATTGCTGTAAACACAGGTAGTCCGCTGGCAACCACCACTACCACACTGGAATACGGTACTATCTATAATGGTAAACTTTACCTGGTAACAAATTTCGGAGGTCCGCTGGTCGCTGCGGATGAATATTCCCTGAAAGAAAGCGCCAGGAACTCCAGTCTGCCTGCAAATGGTCATGCTTTTATCGGTATCGATAATACCAGTGGTCTGCTCAGCACCGATAAGGGGATCTACCCTGTAACCCTCTCTTCACTGGCACTGGGTACTAAGATCAGTGGCGTGATCGGCTCAGTGGGCGATATGCTGAAATCAGGCAACTATGTATTTGCCTTGTCAGATAATGGTATCCTTGCACTCAAGGCCGGCGATTACAGCGTAGCAAAGAACCTGGGCACTGCTATAGCAGGTTTTGCACAGGGCAAAGATGGCTATGTTTATGCCGCGCAAACAAATGCCCTGCTGAAGATCGACCCTGCTACCCTGAAAGTGGATACCATTACCACCACCTTCAATGTCCGCTATAATCAATATGTATTCAACAGCAGTTCTATCGTAGCTTCCACGCAGGAAAACGCAGTATATGTACTGGGCGATGACCAGAAAGTATACCGCTATGTATCCGGCAACAACAGCTCCCTGGGCAGTGCTTACATCACCCTGCCTGCTAACCATTACTTTTATGGTAAAGGTATCGGTTACGATGCGGCAAAGAATAGCCTGGTCCTCATTACGAATGCCAGTGTATGGGGAAATGATGCGAATAACACCTTGTATACATACAGCGCTGCAGACGCCAGCCTGAAAAATACACTGAACTACACCGGCTTCTTATATCCTGCCATGGTCGTGTTCCACTAA
- a CDS encoding family 20 glycosylhydrolase, whose translation MKNVILLSLLCCVIGHVSYAQTQPDSVLPVRGFCIGSPSPSGLNEFIKFIDQELAPRQVNTLILRIDYNYKYESHPELRDENPLSKADIKKLVAVCKKNHIRLIPQFNLLGHQSWAGEVFYLLTRYPQFDETPWVKMPEKYEWPNAEGLYCKSYCPLAPGLHKVVFEVMDELCDVFETTAFHAGMDEVFYIGEEKCPRCGGRDKAELYAGEVATLRNHLAEKGRQLWIWGDRLLDGKTTGLGMWEASMNNTSRAVDLIPKDVMICDWHYDRPEKTPVYFAIKGLNVITCPWRKPTFAQQQVKDMIAFRNTATPEMKDRYQGMMQTVWSNAESFMDEYYGRKTPKDTLQSASRCFRVMYQDISVALGN comes from the coding sequence ATGAAAAACGTCATCTTACTTTCCCTGTTATGCTGCGTAATAGGACATGTTTCCTACGCCCAAACCCAGCCAGATAGCGTATTACCGGTTCGCGGTTTCTGTATCGGATCGCCCTCACCATCCGGGCTGAACGAATTCATAAAATTCATTGACCAGGAGCTGGCACCCCGACAGGTGAATACCCTGATCCTGCGTATCGACTACAACTACAAATACGAAAGCCATCCCGAACTCCGCGACGAGAACCCGCTTTCCAAAGCGGATATTAAAAAGCTGGTAGCTGTATGCAAGAAAAATCACATTCGTTTAATTCCTCAGTTCAACCTCTTAGGTCACCAGTCCTGGGCGGGCGAGGTCTTTTACCTGCTTACCAGATACCCGCAGTTCGACGAAACACCCTGGGTAAAGATGCCGGAGAAATATGAATGGCCGAACGCCGAGGGGCTGTATTGTAAGAGCTATTGTCCGCTGGCACCCGGCCTGCACAAAGTGGTTTTTGAGGTAATGGATGAACTCTGCGATGTATTTGAAACCACTGCCTTCCATGCGGGTATGGACGAGGTATTTTACATAGGAGAGGAGAAATGCCCCCGTTGTGGTGGCAGGGATAAGGCGGAACTCTATGCCGGCGAAGTGGCCACCCTGCGCAATCACCTGGCAGAAAAAGGCCGCCAGCTTTGGATCTGGGGCGACCGCCTGCTGGACGGTAAAACCACCGGTCTGGGCATGTGGGAAGCAAGTATGAACAATACCTCCCGCGCGGTGGACCTGATCCCTAAAGATGTGATGATTTGCGACTGGCACTACGATCGTCCGGAGAAAACACCGGTTTATTTTGCCATCAAAGGGCTGAATGTGATCACCTGCCCCTGGAGAAAACCAACATTTGCCCAACAACAGGTAAAAGATATGATCGCTTTCAGAAATACCGCGACACCCGAAATGAAAGACCGTTATCAGGGCATGATGCAGACCGTATGGTCTAACGCGGAATCCTTTATGGACGAGTATTACGGCCGGAAAACACCTAAGGATACTTTGCAGAGTGCCAGCCGTTGTTTTAGGGTGATGTATCAGGACATTAGTGTGGCTCTTGGTAATTAA
- a CDS encoding carbon-nitrogen hydrolase, translated as MSKVKVGFVQMNCTANKAENLAKAIEQVKIAAAKGAQIVCLQELFTSLYFCDEENYDNFSLAEPIPGPSTDALQKVAGELGVVIIASLFEKRTAGLYHNTTAVLDADGSYLGKYRKMHIPDDPAYYEKFYFTPGDLGYKVFKTKFATIGVLICWDQWYPEAARITALMGAEILFYPTAIGWATSQDEATNVEQYNAWQTIQRSHAVANGIHVVSVNRTGFEQEGRMKFWGGSFISNPFGTVIYQASHENEEIHVEELDLSVTDRYRTHWPFMRDRRIDSYGNITKRFIDEA; from the coding sequence ATGTCAAAAGTCAAAGTAGGTTTTGTGCAAATGAATTGTACGGCCAATAAGGCGGAAAACCTTGCCAAAGCCATAGAGCAGGTAAAGATTGCCGCCGCCAAAGGTGCACAGATCGTTTGTTTACAGGAGCTGTTTACTTCCCTTTATTTTTGTGATGAAGAGAATTACGACAATTTCTCTCTCGCCGAGCCTATTCCTGGTCCTTCCACAGATGCCCTTCAGAAGGTAGCTGGTGAACTGGGTGTTGTGATCATTGCCTCCCTCTTTGAAAAAAGAACGGCTGGCCTGTACCACAACACGACTGCTGTGCTGGATGCTGACGGATCTTACCTTGGCAAATACCGTAAGATGCACATTCCGGATGATCCGGCTTACTACGAAAAATTCTATTTCACGCCCGGTGATTTAGGCTATAAAGTTTTCAAAACCAAATTCGCGACCATCGGTGTACTTATCTGCTGGGATCAGTGGTATCCTGAAGCAGCGCGTATCACTGCCCTCATGGGTGCGGAAATCCTCTTCTACCCTACCGCTATCGGCTGGGCTACTTCACAGGATGAGGCGACCAATGTGGAACAATACAATGCCTGGCAGACCATTCAGCGCAGCCACGCCGTAGCTAACGGTATCCACGTGGTAAGCGTGAACCGTACCGGTTTTGAGCAGGAAGGCCGCATGAAGTTCTGGGGTGGTTCCTTTATCTCCAACCCGTTTGGTACCGTGATCTACCAGGCTTCTCATGAAAATGAGGAAATCCATGTGGAAGAGCTGGACCTGTCTGTAACCGACAGATACCGCACCCACTGGCCTTTCATGCGTGACAGAAGGATCGACTCCTACGGCAACATCACTAAAAGATTTATCGACGAAGCATAA
- a CDS encoding bactofilin family protein produces the protein MSAIIEILKNAFRKSMFLIPKEVSVQGAIESPIPGRIDGTVRGDVRTNGLLTIGHTASIRGNVYATDLIHFGKVYGDIFITNKAVISNKAYIKGDVTALILELEEEAVIEGAIRKHVNDLENAIPVDTEPEPEKPPAIEDEKPTSWF, from the coding sequence GTGTCTGCAATAATAGAAATACTAAAAAATGCTTTCCGGAAGAGCATGTTCCTGATACCGAAGGAGGTGTCCGTGCAGGGCGCTATTGAGTCGCCCATTCCGGGCCGTATAGATGGAACAGTTCGTGGAGATGTGCGTACTAATGGTTTGCTGACGATCGGTCATACCGCGAGTATAAGAGGTAATGTGTATGCAACGGATCTGATCCATTTTGGCAAAGTATATGGTGATATCTTTATCACGAATAAGGCGGTGATTAGTAATAAGGCGTATATAAAGGGTGATGTGACTGCCTTGATCCTGGAGCTGGAGGAGGAAGCGGTGATAGAGGGCGCTATCAGGAAGCATGTGAATGACCTGGAAAATGCGATCCCGGTAGATACGGAGCCTGAGCCTGAGAAGCCGCCGGCGATAGAAGATGAAAAACCGACGAGTTGGTTTTAA
- a CDS encoding agmatine deiminase family protein, translating into MNGQPTLKQQGYFFPAEFHPHVATWLSWPHKEASWPGKIDAIYPYYSQFVKYLAMSELVRINVADEAMKAAAAAHLQKAGVQMDKVEFFLHPTNDAWCRDHGPAFLINPTAAEKKVIVDWGYNAWGGKYPPFDKDDVIPTLIANHFKLPVFHPGIVMEGGSVEFNGAGTVLTSTCCLLNENRNPHLNQAQIETYLQDFYGVDQVLWVAEGIIGDDTDGHIDDTVRFVNEDTVLTVVESNKEDENYELLQTNLEQLKGMRLLNGKQLNVVELPMPDAVVYEDQRLPASYANFYISNNHVIVPTYRCAQDDKALQIIQECFKTREVVGVDSTEIIWGLGSFHCLSQQEPLV; encoded by the coding sequence ATGAACGGACAACCAACATTGAAACAGCAGGGATACTTCTTCCCTGCCGAATTCCATCCGCATGTCGCTACCTGGCTGAGCTGGCCGCATAAAGAAGCTAGCTGGCCCGGCAAGATCGATGCGATCTATCCCTACTACAGCCAGTTTGTAAAATACCTGGCCATGAGTGAGCTGGTACGCATCAACGTGGCCGATGAAGCCATGAAAGCCGCTGCGGCTGCACATCTGCAAAAAGCCGGCGTGCAGATGGACAAGGTGGAATTCTTCCTGCATCCTACCAACGATGCCTGGTGCCGTGACCATGGCCCTGCTTTCCTGATCAATCCAACTGCTGCAGAGAAGAAAGTGATCGTAGACTGGGGATATAACGCATGGGGTGGTAAGTATCCTCCTTTTGATAAGGATGATGTGATCCCTACCCTGATCGCGAATCATTTTAAATTGCCGGTATTCCACCCGGGGATCGTAATGGAAGGTGGTTCTGTAGAATTCAATGGCGCAGGTACAGTATTGACCTCTACCTGTTGCCTGCTGAATGAAAACAGGAACCCGCACCTCAACCAGGCACAGATTGAAACCTATTTACAGGATTTTTATGGTGTAGACCAGGTACTGTGGGTAGCCGAAGGTATTATCGGGGATGATACAGACGGTCATATTGATGATACCGTTCGTTTCGTAAATGAAGACACTGTACTGACTGTAGTAGAAAGCAACAAGGAGGACGAGAACTATGAGCTGCTGCAGACCAACCTGGAACAGTTGAAAGGAATGCGCCTGCTGAATGGTAAACAACTGAACGTAGTTGAACTGCCAATGCCGGATGCAGTGGTGTATGAAGACCAGCGCTTGCCGGCTTCCTATGCGAATTTCTATATCAGTAATAACCATGTGATCGTTCCTACCTACCGTTGTGCACAGGATGATAAAGCTCTGCAGATTATCCAGGAATGCTTTAAAACCCGTGAGGTGGTAGGCGTAGATTCTACTGAGATCATCTGGGGGTTGGGTAGTTTTCACTGCCTGAGTCAGCAGGAACCATTGGTATAA
- a CDS encoding NADH:flavin oxidoreductase/NADH oxidase has protein sequence MAALFTPLQIGAVTLRNRIVVSPMCEYSATDGFANDWHLVHLGSRAVGGAGLILTEAIAVSPEARISPADLGIWKDEHIDKLTHIVDFLHAHGAVAGVQLAHAGRKASTTEPWKGNKLVPTSEGGWENIMAPSAIPFSAHYGQPKALDKAGIDKVVADFKAAAVRTLKAGFKVIEIHAAHGYLIHQFLSPLSNHRTDEYGGSFENRIRLLREIVTAVQEVWPKENPLFVRISATDWVAGGWDLPESTQLAGILKDAGVHLIDTSSGGLDPRQQIPVGPLYQTGFADHIKKETGIQTGAVGLITTADEAEMIVSTGKADLVFLARELLRDPYFPLHAAHHLKDDSLKWPLQYERAKPRH, from the coding sequence ATGGCAGCACTATTCACGCCGCTACAGATAGGCGCAGTGACACTCAGGAACAGGATCGTAGTCAGCCCCATGTGCGAATACAGCGCTACAGACGGCTTTGCCAACGACTGGCACCTCGTTCACCTTGGCAGCCGGGCCGTAGGCGGCGCAGGCCTCATCCTCACCGAAGCCATCGCCGTTTCCCCGGAAGCCCGTATCTCACCAGCAGACCTGGGCATCTGGAAAGATGAACACATCGACAAACTCACACACATCGTAGATTTCCTCCATGCCCACGGCGCCGTTGCCGGTGTCCAGCTCGCCCATGCCGGCCGTAAAGCCAGCACCACCGAACCCTGGAAAGGCAATAAACTCGTTCCCACCAGCGAAGGTGGCTGGGAAAATATCATGGCTCCCAGCGCTATTCCCTTTTCAGCGCATTACGGACAGCCAAAAGCGCTTGATAAGGCAGGAATTGATAAAGTTGTCGCTGATTTCAAAGCAGCGGCCGTACGCACGCTCAAAGCAGGGTTTAAAGTGATTGAGATCCATGCCGCCCACGGCTACCTCATTCACCAGTTCCTTTCCCCACTCAGTAATCACCGCACAGATGAATACGGGGGCAGCTTTGAAAACCGGATCCGCCTGCTCAGGGAAATCGTAACCGCCGTTCAGGAAGTCTGGCCAAAGGAAAATCCTTTATTCGTCCGCATCTCCGCCACCGACTGGGTAGCAGGTGGCTGGGATCTGCCGGAAAGCACCCAACTGGCAGGTATCCTGAAAGATGCCGGCGTACACCTCATCGATACCTCCTCCGGCGGCCTGGATCCCAGGCAGCAAATCCCGGTAGGGCCTTTATACCAAACCGGATTCGCTGATCATATCAAAAAGGAAACCGGTATCCAGACCGGCGCCGTAGGCCTGATCACCACTGCCGATGAAGCAGAAATGATCGTGAGCACCGGAAAAGCAGACCTGGTTTTCCTGGCCAGGGAATTACTCAGGGATCCGTACTTCCCGCTGCATGCAGCTCATCACCTGAAAGATGATTCCCTGAAATGGCCCCTCCAGTACGAAAGAGCTAAACCAAGACACTAA